From Camelina sativa cultivar DH55 chromosome 7, Cs, whole genome shotgun sequence, one genomic window encodes:
- the LOC104703178 gene encoding uncharacterized protein LOC104703178, which translates to MFAEADSIPRAKYGNMMHSDPNLSSTMTQQTEEEYGIRNSSASAVGTGMYDRMSCEGSPMMMSPWNQATPFTQTQWSSVEENLPQNGLIGSLVREEGHIYSLAATKDLLYTGSDSKNIRVWKNLKEFSAFKCNSGLVKAIVISGEKIFTGHQDGKIRVWKVSPKNQSLHKRSGTLPTLKDIFKASLKPRNYVEVKKHRTALWIKHADAVSCLSLNVEQGLLYSASWDRTIKVWRISDSKCLESIPAHDDAVNSVVSTTEAIVFSGSADGTVKAWKRDQQGKHTKHTLMQTLTKQESAVTALAVSKNGAAVYFGSSDGLVNFWEREKQLNYGGVLKGHKLAVLCLEVAGSLVFSGSADKTICVWKRDGNIHTCLSVLTGHTGPVKCLAVEADREASERSDKKWIVYSGSLDKSVKVWGVSESFIDMNQMVMMQQQHVISHSEAFMSDGSFSSSAGGASSHRRP; encoded by the coding sequence CCCAACAAACAGAGGAAGAGTATGGCATACGCAACAGCAGTGCATCTGCGGTTGGCACGGGCATGTATGATAGAATGAGTTGTGAAGGTTCACCAATGATGATGTCTCCTTGGAACCAAGCAACTCCATTTACTCAAACACAATGGTCTAGTGTTGAAGAAAATCTACCCCAAAATGGCCTTATTGGTTCCCTTGTTCGTGAAGAAGGTCATATTTATTCTTTAGCTGCCACCAAAGATCTtctttatactggttctgataGCAAGAACATACGTGTGTGGAAGAATCTTAAGGAGTTTAGTGCATTCAAATGTAACAGTGGATTGGTAAAGGCCATTGTTATTTCAGGCGAGAAGATTTTCACAGGTCACCAAGACGGAAAGATTCGGGTTTGGAAAGTCTCCCCTAAGAACCAGAGCTTGCACAAACGCTCTGGAACGTTACCAACTTTGAAAGATATATTCAAGGCATCTCTCAAACCAAGAAACTATGTTGAGGTGAAGAAACACCGCACTGCTCTTTGGATCAAACACGCCGATGCTGTTTCATGTTTGAGCTTAAACGTTGAACAAGGGTTGTTGTATTCTGCTTCTTGGGACCGGACCATTAAGGTGTGGAGGATTTCTGATTCAAAATGTCTAGAATCGATCCCAGCTCACGATGATGCTGTAAACTCGGTGGTGTCAACAACGGAGGCGATTGTTTTCTCTGGATCAGCTGATGGGACAGTCAAGGCATGGAAGAGAGACCAACaaggaaaacacacaaaacatacATTAATGCAAACACTAACAAAACAAGAGAGTGCAGTCACAGCTTTAGCTGTAAGCAAGAATGGTGCGGCTGTGTACTTTGGTTCGAGTGATGGTTTGGTCAATTTTTGGGAGAGGGAGAAGCAATTGAACTACGGTGGTGTTCTCAAGGGCCATAAGCTTGCTGTCCTTTGCCTAGAAGTGGCAGGAAGTCTTGTCTTTAGCGGATCAGCTGATAAGACAATATGTGTGTGGAAGAGAGATGGAAATATTCATACATGCCTTTCTGTACTAACAGGTCACACAGGTCCTGTAAAATGTTTGGCTGTAGAAGCAGATCGCGAAGCTTCAGAACGTTCAGACAAAAAATGGATTGTATATAGTGGAAGCTTGGATAAGTCAGTAAAAGTATGGGGAGTTTCAGAATCTTTCATTGACATGAACCAAATGGTTATGATGCAACAACAACATGTTATATCGCATTCTGAGGCTTTCATGTCTGATGGCAGTTTCTCTTCATCAGCTGGTGGAGCTAGCAGTCATCGACGACCCTAA
- the LOC104703179 gene encoding uncharacterized protein LOC104703179, producing the protein MATAAAAPAVISWTRSGIVSKSGQTQKKTEMKVSYVTGLNSYGGLKAQNNNNKVVSMGSPLCTQQCFANVVMSLKGKRGSGGALSTTCNAVGEIFKIAAIMNALTLVGVAVGFVLLRIETSVEEAEAE; encoded by the coding sequence ATGGcgacagcagcagcagcaccagCAGTGATCTCATGGACAAGATCGGGCATTGTGTCCAAATCCGGACAAACCCAGAAGAAAACTGAGATGAAAGTTTCTTACGTAACTGGACTGAATTCATATGGTGGTCTCAAGgcacagaacaacaacaacaaggttgTCTCAATGGGATCACCACTCTGCACACAACAGTGCTTTGCTAATGTTGTGATGTCTCTCAAGGGAAAAAGAGGCAGTGGAGGAGCCTTATCCACCACATGTAACGCCGTGGGAGAGATTTTCAAGATTGCAGCAATCATGAATGCTCTTACTCTTGTCGGTGTTGCTGTTGGATTCGTTCTTCTTCGAATCGAGACCTCTGTTGAAGAAGCTGAAGCCGAGTAA